In Mytilus edulis chromosome 13, xbMytEdul2.2, whole genome shotgun sequence, a single window of DNA contains:
- the LOC139501747 gene encoding uncharacterized protein has protein sequence MLDDQHFSNQLTLEVCKEFCHGHQYLGLQSYNQCYCGNSLGNTNVYQKKNEAECNRKCKGDSSQICGGRGHSSVYEFITATLPTTTMTTEGHSTETRTPRQSTTSIRT, from the exons ATGTTAGATGATCAGCATTTCAGTAACCAATTGACACTTGAAGTGTGCAAAGAATTTTGTCATGGACACCAGTACCTGGGATTACAA AGTTATAATCAGTGTTATTGTGGCAATTCTTTGGGTAATACAAATGTGTACCAAAAGAAAAATGAAGCTGAATGTAATCGAAAATGTAAGGGGGATTCGTCGCAAATATGTGGTGGACGCGGGCATAGTTCTGTTTATGAAT TCATAACAGCAACTCTACCAACTACCACAATGACAACAGAAGGGCATTCTACAGAGACAAGAACACCGCGACAGTCTACAACGTCAATACGGACATGA